The sequence below is a genomic window from Setaria italica strain Yugu1 chromosome IV, Setaria_italica_v2.0, whole genome shotgun sequence.
TATATAACCTCAAAAATGGCCTATAGACCCAGCTTTCGGAGCAATGGCGGTCCACACCACAAACACGCTTCTTAACCACCACCTAATTACCACAAGCTTACACGGGTCTACAAGGCAACAAGACAAATACAGAACAGTTTCACCACGGTGCAAATCCTCGGTGGGCCCATGCGGCCGCACGCACGGTACTTTTTGTACGCAAGCACAGGGCACAGAGACACACACATGATTGCCCCCACTAATCACCTTTGTCTAATCCACCGCCTCGCTCACTAATCCACACCTTAATTACCTCGTTTGCGTGCTAATCCACTTCGGTTAGATTCCACACCTTAATTACCACGTTTGCATCCATACGGCAGGGCCCCACGTTTCAGTGAACCACTTTAGGTGCCGAGCCAGTCGTGTTACGACACGTGTTCCTGGATGCAAAGTCAAATACTTGGCGCCAATGGGTAACGGCTGCAGCCAAACGGCAGTTAGGCAGGGATGCCTCCTTTTCCCTCCTTTAAAATCCCCAGCGGTGTAGCAAACGTTGCTATCACCAAGCATTTGCTCTCCAATGTCTTGAGCTCTCTCCAGCGCCTCATGCTTCCATGGAGGCTGCGCCGATCTCCGCCGCCATCTTCACCTTCATTCTCATCTTCCTCTCCCATGGTCTGAGCCCAACTCTTTCAGCTGGCGGGTCAGATGATCGCTCTGCGCTTCTATCCTTTAAGTCTGGCGTGTCTAGCGATCCCCATGGAGCGCTAGCTAGCTGGGGTTCATCCAATGTGTGCAACTGGACTGGTGTTGCTTGCGACATGGCCGAGAGGCGTGTCGTGAAGCTGACCCTAAGAGATCAAAAGCTCACCGGTGAGGTCTCTCCAGCACTTGGCAACCTCTCCCACCTCAACATACTCAACCTCTCGGGAAACCTCTTCACCGGGAGGGTTCCGTCGGAGTTGGGGAACCTTTTTCACCTCACTTTACTAGACATATCGATGAATTCATTTGCCGGGAAAATCCCTCCAGAGCTCGGCAACCTCTCTAGCCTCAATTACTTTGACCTCTCTGGAAACTCGTTTATTGGAGGAGTGCCGCCGGAGCTCGGAAACCTCTCCAAGCTGAAGCAATTGAGCATTGGCGGCAACGGTTTGGAGGGACCGATTCCGGTTGAGCTCACACGCATTCGGAACCTCATTTACCTCAACCTTGGCGAAAACAACTTGTCCGGGCACATCCCGGAGGCCATCTTTTGCAACTTCTCCAACTTGCAGTACATTGACCTCTCCTCCAATTTCCTTGCCGGCAAGATCCCCATCCGAGGAGATTGCCCACTCCCTGACCTGATGTTCTTGGTCTTGTGGTCGAACAACCTCGTCGGCGGCATCCCGCCCTCGATATCCAACTCGACTAAGCTCGAATGGCTGCTGCTGGAGAATAACTTCCTCACCGGCGAGCTGCCGTCCGACATGTTCAGCAACATGAGGGACTTGGAGCTCCTCTACCTCTCATACAACTACCTAGAGAGTCCAGAGAACAACACCAACCTTGACCCGTTCTTTGCCTCCCTGACAAACTGCACCAGCCTGAAAGAGCTCGGCGTCTCCTGGAACGAGATCGCCGGCATGATGCCGCCGCTCATCGGCCGCCTCTCCCCGGGCCTCAAGCAGCTCCACCTGGAGTACAACAAGATCTTCGGCCCTATCCCGGCCAACCTCACCAACCTCGCCAACCTCACCACGCTGAACCTCTCCCACAACCACCTCAACGGCTCGATCCCGTCGGGCATCGCCGCCATGCAGCGGTTCGAGCGGCTGTACCTGTCCAACAACCTGCTCTCCGgcgagatcccgccgccgctcggcgcgATCCCACGGCTGGGGCTCGTCGACCTCTCCCACAACCGGCTCACCGGCGCCATCCCGGCCACCCTCTCCAACCTCACGCAGCTGCGCGTCCTCGTGCTGGGCCACAACCGTCTCTCCGGCGCCATTCCTCCGAGCCTCGCCCAATGCGTGAACCTGCAGAATTTCGATCTCTCCCACAACGCGTTGCGGGGGAAGATCCCGGCGGACCTCTCCGCGCTCAGTGGCTTGCTCTACCTGAACCTCTCCGGCAACCAGCTGGAAGGCCCGATCCCGGCGACCATTAGCAAGATGGTGATGCTGCAGGTGCTCAACCTGTCGTCGAACAGGCTCTCCGGCACGATCCCGCCGCAGCTCGGCAGCTGCGTCGCGCTCGAGTACCTCAACGTCTCCGGCAACGCGCTGGATGGCGGCCTCCCGGAGACCGTCGCCGCCCTGCCGTTCCTGCAGGTCCTCGACGTGTCGCGCAACGCCCTGACGGGCGCGCTGCCGCTGGCGCtagagacggcggcggcgctgcgacGCGTCAACTTCTCCTACAACGGATTCTCCGGCGAGGTGCCGGGCACCGGGGCCTTCGCGAGCTTCCCGCCGGACGCGTTCCTCGGCGACGCCGGCCTGTGCGGGCCCGTCGCTGGGTTGGCtccgtgcggcggtggcggcacgagGCACCGCGTGTTCCGTGACCAGCGCGTGGTGCTGCCCGTGGTGATCACGGTCGTTGGGTTCGCGCTGGCCATCGTCGGCGCCGTAGTGtgccgcgcggcggcgacagcggaGGTGCGGCGAGACTCGCGGCGCTCGATGTCGACGCTGCTgaccgacgccggcgacgagccggCGGAGAGGGACCACCCGAGGGTGTCGCACCGGGAGCTCGCCGAGGCGACGCGCGGCTTCGAGCCGTCGAGCCTCATCGGCGCGGGGCGGTTCGGGCGTGTCTACGAGGGCACGCTCCGCGACGGAACGCGCGTCGCCGTCAAGGTTCTCGACCccaagggcggcggcgaggtctccCGGAGCTTCAAGCGGGAGTGCCAGGTGCTGCGGCGGACACGCCACCGGAACCTGGTGCGCGTGGTCACCGCGTGCAGCCAGCCGGACTTCCACGCGCTCGTGCTCCCGCTGATGCCCAACGGCAGCCTCGAGAGCCGCCTCTACCCGCCCGACGGTGGGCCGGGgcgcggcctcggcctcgcgCAGGTggtcgccatcgccggcgacgTCGCCGAGGGGCTCGCCTACCTGCACCACTACGCGCCGGTCCGCGTCGTGCACTGCGACCTGAAGCCGAGCAACGTCCTCCTCGACGACGACATGACCGCCGTCGTGGCCGACTTCGGCATTGCGCAGCTGGTCAAGGACGTCGGCGACGACAGCGGCTTCTGCGGTGACACCGGCTCAGGTGATCCGTGCAACTCCATCACCGGATTGTTGCAAGGTTCAGTCGGCTACATCGCACCCGGTACTGCCCGTGCACATCCATTTATCTGACACTAAACAAAGTTGATGATTAACCTAAACCTTGCGACATTTGCTGAACATTTTCTCGTGCTCTGTTCTTGCATGGTTCAGAGTACGGATTGGGAGGTCACCCATCAACCCAGGGCGACGTGTACAGCTACGGCGTGATGCTTCTCGAGCTGATCACGGGGAAGAGGCCGACCGACGTGATCTTCCAGGAGGGGCTCACGCTCCACGATTGGGTTAAGAGGCACTACCCGCACGACGTCGGCGAGGTCGTTGCGCGGTCGTGGCTGACGgacgcggcgtcggcggtggcggatgaGAGGCTCATGGCAGATGTCATGGGGGAGCTGATCGACCTCGGGCTCGAGTGCACGCAGCACTCGCCGTCGGCGCGGCCAACCATGGTGGAGGTGTGCCACGAGATCACCCTGCTCAAGGAAGACCTCGCCAAGCACCGGGGCGCGGCGGTCACGACGGCGAGGGGGCCAGCGTCGATGACGATGACGGCCAGCGAGCGGTCGTACTCCACCACGGATTCGTCTTTCTGAATGTTTATTGCGCTGGAAAAATGTTTAGGAACAAGCTGCATGCATTGGGCACTTTAATTTGGTCCTTGTATATGTAGGCATCTAGCTCCCTTATGATAATTGTGATGTTTTAGCGAGCGGTCGTTCTACACCACGGATTCGACGATTGGTCTTTCTGACATGTAGTGAAAAAAAGTTCAGGATACAAGCTGCATGCAGCCATGCACTGCGTACTACTTTTGATTCTCATTTCTAAAATTGATATTTTGTAATTTTTAGAAGATATATGCAAAATATATTTTGTAGGTTTGATAATATACAAAACGGAAATAGTGATAACATTGCGTTTAAATCCATAAAGTTAAAGTAGGAGTATCGTTTGGTATATGTTGGAGGAACTACATCCGTATTTTTAGTCTCCCTTTCACGCACTGCTTTGACAATTTGCCACCGTATCATAATGACATGTGAGACTGTTTATGCCATTTCATCTGTTAGAATACAAATATTGAATTGCCAATATGTCATAGCGACATTTGTTAGATTTCGAATCTTTCATCTGAATTAGAAGTCTCAAATAATTACCAATATATGAAAGAAATCTAAACAAACATTGGAAAGTAAATCTCTTATATCTTTTTAATAGCAAAATTACACatatattttccttttatttttaagATATATTACTTTAATTATTGCAACTCACTTAGGATCTTGCCGCAAGGCAGTGTTAAAATGCCTTTTTTTGTAAAGCTATGGTATAGTTAAGGTGCattctaaaattatgcaattaTCCTTTAAGATAAATAGGAAGTGGACATAGCCTCTTATTTTGTGTATACAAGCTGTGACAATATATGTGTCGGTGCGGAATCTGGCCGACATGTTTATATACGTAGTTTTAccgtgcgttagatcggatatggcctagcacacaatgactcaggatttatactggttcgggcaatgGGCCCTACGTCCTGTCAGGGATCGGTTGGTCGATTATATTCGTGAGGCTAGGTGCTCGAaatttgcagtgggggtacaaacgagtgAGGAGTGGAGAAGAGGGTGTTCAAGGCCCGATCGTGCTCTGGTCCGAGTGGAGGAGAGTGACGGGGGCTCAAACGTTCGCTAAGTGTTGGAGTGTCTCGAGAGAGCCAGAGAGTCTGTGTCTGGGAGAGAGAGGgcccgtccccttttatagtccaAGGGGACGACCTTACAAgccagagagagggagagagagtgcACGGGCGTTGCCTAGTCTTGTCGTTGCTTATGTCACTGGGTACGGTATGGCCATCATCCTCTTTCCCTGTTCATGCTCTGTTGTGACGGGCAGGTAGCACAGCGTCCGACTGACACGGCACGACGGCACTGTGCGGTGCGTGCGCAGGGCATGGTGAGGTACGATCCTCTGTACGGTGGTTGACTTGGGTGTTTTCCCTTATCTGCTCCACCTACTCCCCGGGCCCACACTGAAGGAGCGTCCCCGGTCGGTTGTCCCGTTCGGTCCCGACCATGTCGGTCAGGAGGAGCGGTGTGCGTCAGTTCGGCATACCCCTGGTCGGGGGAACTTGATTGGGGTCGGACTCTGTTCCCAGCCCCGACCAGGCCTCCTGGTCGGAGGCGCCAGTCGGTGGCCGGATCAAGGTCTCGGCCTTGCGTCGCATATCTGGGCCGGCCCAGACGTGCGTTGTCGTTGTGCCTCTTGTTGGGCCGAGCGTTGCGGAAAGATGGTTTCATTGAggaccccgggtctatggacccgtcaatATGATCTATGCAACGACTAATGAACATCATTTGTAGTATGATACTGAACATGAATATCACTATAGTTCTGAATACAAAAAAACATATGCCATCCATCGATTTAACGATAAGGTTGCTAAGATCATTTCTCCCTTCAATTAGGTGTACTAATAGACTTAGAAAATTTTATAAATTTAAGAAACTCATCACTCTACCATTCATTATGACCTAgtaaattgaagaaaaaaagataaatagtGGAATGATTTAGGTTATCAAAAATATAAATTAGTTTTATGTTGATTATGAATCAAAATATTGAGCCTTTGGGAAGTTTTTAACAAAATGCTGTAACGACCTATATTCGTATTAGACGAGACAGAAATGAGACAAAATAACGAGGAGAGAGCTAGGGGTGGGGTTGGTCTGAAGGGTCGCTAAGGAGCTGCTTCAAGGTAGGTTTAAAAAAATAACAAGAATCTCgaattttctcttcttcccaTTGAAATAAACTTTACATTAGAGGATTATATGTAAAATTGTTCGAAGTCTATGCGTGCAAGTTGCTACCACATAGTCGTCAATGAAATAGTTGATGCATACTCTTTTATCTCACCCGCACGATGGACTTATTCTATTGGGTTGGTTTCCAAAGTGGCTTCTATTGGTTTTTTTACTAATTCTTAACAGTTTGCTCAATTATTTTTTATCTAACTTCCAATGTTCGGTTACTttacataaaaataaaaattggatTGAACTTCATATGAATATATGGACTGCTAACAATAACATTGCTAATAAGAAAATATACATCGAAATAACTTGGAAATTCAAAGTTTCTAAATTTGGACCCTAAATATGTTTTGACACTACCAACACTATGACATGGAATAATTAGAATATTGTGAAATATTTATTCTTTAAAAACATTTAAATAACGAATAAAATTTGTTAACTAAATCTTACATGACCTAGAAGAAAAATCTATCAATTCAGACTTTTTCTTTGTTGCATTTGCTTGTAGAAAGTTGGAAAAATAACCTTGCTCGAAGATCAATGACATAAATTTGTGTACAAGTGAGTTTGAACAAATATTAGTGAAAGTGAAACAATTTATACGCATGCAGAATAATTATACATGTAATGAAGAACAAGTATGTGTAAACATGGAATGAATAATCACGAATGCACAATGGAACAAATATTAATAGTGAGACAATAATCATAAAGGTGGAATGTTGCGGGAACAAATCTCAATGAAAGAGGAACAATTTATACGCACAATAagatattcaaggaacaaaTAATAGTTATGTTTGAACATGGAACATATAATCGTGAACGTGGAGCACTTGATACGCACAGTTGTTACAAATATGAGTGAAGGTGGAGCAATTTATACGTATAGAAGGAAGAATTATTCATGgaacaaaaagaagaacaagCCGGTGTAAACATGGAACAAATAATTATAAACATGGAAAAATTCTTACACTTAATGAATAAATATTAATGAAAATGGAATATTTTTTGTGAAACATGGTACAATCACAAACGCTCACATACATGTACGCACACTCACCCCTATGAATACATGTACGCAACATACCCCTATGAGTAACTCCGTGAGCCTGAACCGACAAATATTCAGATTGGCGAAGTCACCATAGGCGTTTCACTATCATGTCACAATCACGTACCAATGAAAAAATAACATCGTTAACTCCTAAAATAAATCTAAGAAAGATACAAACACCTTATACTATAACTTAATGTCATATGTGGGCGTGACTTGAATCATATACTAACTTAATGTACTTTTCAATAGACTTTCATGATCAGATATGAGTTGCTCACATTCCAACTTTTTTTATGATTACTTAACTTTTTATTAAGCACTCAAGTTTCAATAGATTATTTCTCcttaaaaaatatatactcCTTCATGAACCTCATACAACCTAGCTTAAGCCGAAGCCTAAGAAGGAATAAGCTGAGTTCTTTATTTGAACAATGTCTCCTTTACTTTTCATGTAATTAGCTATTTTATGCCCTAGTAAATTGGTTAAAAAAATTTAGGTTTTCGATCCACACTTGCATGATTTCTTAAACATACTTTTATATTGTAACAATACACTACcacaaaataaaaattatccTACTAATAAATTAATAGGACATGTTGAGTAATTAAGGCAACATTTTGTCTTCTATAGTGGTGCACTAGCATTAGGGAGCCAATAACTAAAACACTAACCGATGTGAACGTTGCAGCACATGAATCTTGTGACATCTATCATGTTCGTAGTTACCATATGGGTTTGTGGACAATTTtgacattttttatttttattgagATTTTGAATGTGAGATTCAAGGATTCCGACCTAATAGAAGAGAAgtcattctaaatttctaaTCAGGTTGGGTCAACAAGAAGTTTTCAATATATACTAAAGAAATTTTGCCTTTTAACATATTGTTTTCTCAAAATAAAAAGATAACTGAGTTTTATGGATCACAAAATGCTCAAGTCTATAACATTGTATGCATGTTTCTAAAGAGAACAAAGTCAAAATAAAGAACTTCTTCATTATGTACCGATGCTAGTTTATTTATGTTTGCAGTTTTGTAAAGTCGTGAACATTGTAATAGATTCGCCTAACTTTTGTTGTTAGTCGAACAAGTGCCTAGTACTCCATTAAAGTGCTGAGTCGGCACAAATCGCACATACTATATGTTAACATTTAAACTTAAGCATCGCTCTATATTGAGTGATTTTGCATTTCAATATATATACATAAAGCGTCACCGAATAAATATATAGCGCAATCCGGCGAAGAAAATTTTAAGAAAGAAGTTATGCGGACGAAATAATTTGCATACAAACTTCATATTGGCCACCAACCACAAGTCAGCAATACAAGGATGAGTGTATACCATGTCTGGTATTATGCACACATTCTAATCAGTAATCACACCTTATAGTATTTTGATCAACCATTTTGCGTAGAAACTGAAGTAGTGAATCACACCAGTCTACTAATATTTCTTGGACTTAGTCTGGTCAATGGCCTTCAGACCTGTTGCCCTGTACTTTCTCCACGTACCATCCCTAAGGCAAGCGATCTCGTGCGCCATGTCATCCATGGTTGGCCTCATCGACGGCACGAGCTGCGAGCACGCAACGCCGAGCTCAAGCAGCTCCATGACCATGACGACGATGACCTCCATCTCGCACCTGGGCGGGCCAAATGGCAGCACAGACGGCGGATCACGAGGCAGCCAACGCTCAGCGACGGCGTCCACGTCGTGCTGCAGGCAGCGTTTCTTGGCCCAGTCGTGCAGGCCGTGCCCCTCCTCGGAGATCACGTCCGTCGGCCTCTTCCCGGAGATCATCTCCAGGAGCATCaccccgaagctgtacacgtcgcctTGCGTAGAAGGGCGGCCTCCCAATCCATACTCTGCATCGAAATTTCAAAGCCAGATGCTCAGAGAGATGAGCTAGCGAGTGagcacagaacctgttcaccatggtgatctccatgtACCGGGCGCAATGTAGCCAACAGAGCCTTGTAACAGCCGAGTGATGGAGTTGCATACGGACGTCGACGCCTCGCCCACCTCTGGATCTCTGGCGCCCGTGATCACCAGTTTCGAGATGCCGAAATCGGAGACGATGGCGGTCAtgtcgccgtcgaggaggaCGTTGCTCGGCTTGAGGTCGCAGTGCACGACCTTGACGGGGGCGTGGTGGTGCAGGTACGCCATGCCCTCGGCGACGTTACTGGCGATGCCGAgcagcaggtccaggtccagctggCGTGGCCCCTCCGGCTTGCCGCCACAGGGAGGCCCGTGGATGAGGCTATCGAGGCTGCCGTTCGGCATGAACGGGAGCACGACGGCCTTGAAGTCTGGCGTACTGCACGTGGTGATCACCCGGATGAGGTTCCGGTGCCGGATGCTCCTGAGCACCCGGCATTCCCTCTCGAAGCTGCCCGCGATCACCTCGCCAGCGTGGTCCTGGTGCAGGACTTTGATGGCGATCACTGTCCCGCCATGGAGGACACCCCTGTAGACATGCCCGTATCCTCCTTTCCCAATCAAATTCACTTCTGAAAAGCCATCGGTCGCGTCGACAAGCTGACGATATGAGATCCTTGGATGTTCATCACTCTCCTTTTTGCCCGTGGCATTGCCCTGTACTGTCGGGAAATGTGATAGTTGAATGGATGGGGCTGTCAACCTCAAACGAGTCTTCATTAGGTCGTGATCAACAACGCACACCATGGCCAATAAACCGGCAGCAATGGCGACGACGACAATGATGGCTATGTACAGGAAGTGACCATGTTTTCCACTGCATGGCGCCAAGCCGAGAATAGACCCACATAGGTCAGGATTGCCGAGAAATGAGTCATCAGTGAGGTTTGCAAATGCTCCTTCACTGGACACCTCACCGGTGAAGTTATTGTATGAGAAGTTGGCAAACTGGAGCACTGGTGATGCTTGCAAAGACTGAGGAATCATACCAGTAAGCCTATTGAAAGAAACGTCAAGGACATGGAGGCTGGTTGGCAGAGCGCCAATGGAAGAAGGAAGGGCGCCTTGCAGAAAGTTTCTGGAGAGATTGACATACTCAACCTCAGCACAGCCCTTGATCTGCGCTGGTATTGCCGCCGAGAGCTTGTTCGCCGACAAGTCAAGAGCCTGGATCTTGTCCATATTGCCAAATTCCAATGGTATGGGGCCCTCTAAGAGATTGTTAGAGAGATTAAGATAGATTTGGAGGCTACTAAGCCCAGCTACACCATCAGGAATTTGACCAGTAAGTTTGTTGTAAGAAAGGTCCAAGATCATGCTGCAGCTGAGACCAGGTGGTATGGTACCCGAGAGCTGGTTATGGTCAAGAACAAGGTACCCCAACTTAGTGAGGTTGGACAAAGTCTCTGGTATTGTGCCTTGAAGACCATTATAAGATATGTCCATGATACTTAAGTGCTGAGCTAAGCCGATGGATTTGGGTATTTCACCGTTGATCTGGTTATTTGCCAGGACTAACTGTGTGAGCCAACCTGGCTGGAATATCTCTAAGGGGATTGGGCCTTCCAACATGTTGTTGTCCAGGCATAAATCTGTCAGTGAAGGAAGGTTTCCGATGGCATGAGGAATTGTGCCGGTGATTTCGTTGTCATTCAAATAAAGCTTGGAGAGATTGGTTGATGACAAATTGCCAATGATCGGCGGGATCTTGCCTCCAATGCCGTTTGAGTCCACTCCAAGCTCTTGTAAGCTGGTGCAGTTCACTAGAGAAGCAAGAAAAGGCTCAAGGTTAGTGTTCCCGTCATCACTTGAGAAATTGTTGTTAGACAGGTAGAGGTACTTGAGGGATGGCATCTTGTTGAACATTTGGGATGGCAGTTGACCACCAAGGAAATTGTTCTGCAAAAGCACCCAGTCAAGTCGAGTAAAATTCGAAATTGATGAGGGG
It includes:
- the LOC101775936 gene encoding putative leucine-rich repeat receptor-like serine/threonine-protein kinase At2g24130 isoform X2; translated protein: MNCTSLQELGVDSNGIGGKIPPIIGNLSSTNLSKLYLNDNEITGTIPHAIGNLPSLTDLCLDNNMLEGPIPLEIFQPGWLTQLVLANNQINGEIPKSIGLAQHLSIMDISYNGLQGTIPETLSNLTKLGYLVLDHNQLSGTIPPGLSCSMILDLSYNKLTGQIPDGVAGLSSLQIYLNLSNNLLEGPIPLEFGNMDKIQALDLSANKLSAAIPAQIKGCAEVEYVNLSRNFLQGALPSSIGALPTSLHVLDVSFNRLTGMIPQSLQASPVLQFANFSYNNFTGEVSSEGAFANLTDDSFLGNPDLCGSILGLAPCSGKHGHFLYIAIIVVVAIAAGLLAMVCVVDHDLMKTRLRLTAPSIQLSHFPTVQGNATGKKESDEHPRISYRQLVDATDGFSEVNLIGKGGYGHVYRGVLHGGTVIAIKVLHQDHAGEVIAGSFERECRVLRSIRHRNLIRVITTCSTPDFKAVVLPFMPNGSLDSLIHGPPCGGKPEGPRQLDLDLLLGIASNVAEGMAYLHHHAPVKVVHCDLKPSNVLLDGDMTAIVSDFGISKLVITGARDPEVGEASTSVCNSITRLLQGSVGYIAPEYGLGGRPSTQGDVYSFGVMLLEMISGKRPTDVISEEGHGLHDWAKKRCLQHDVDAVAERWLPRDPPSVLPFGPPRCEMEVIVVMVMELLELGVACSQLVPSMRPTMDDMAHEIACLRDGTWRKYRATGLKAIDQTKSKKY
- the LOC101775524 gene encoding putative leucine-rich repeat receptor-like serine/threonine-protein kinase At2g24130 codes for the protein MEAAPISAAIFTFILIFLSHGLSPTLSAGGSDDRSALLSFKSGVSSDPHGALASWGSSNVCNWTGVACDMAERRVVKLTLRDQKLTGEVSPALGNLSHLNILNLSGNLFTGRVPSELGNLFHLTLLDISMNSFAGKIPPELGNLSSLNYFDLSGNSFIGGVPPELGNLSKLKQLSIGGNGLEGPIPVELTRIRNLIYLNLGENNLSGHIPEAIFCNFSNLQYIDLSSNFLAGKIPIRGDCPLPDLMFLVLWSNNLVGGIPPSISNSTKLEWLLLENNFLTGELPSDMFSNMRDLELLYLSYNYLESPENNTNLDPFFASLTNCTSLKELGVSWNEIAGMMPPLIGRLSPGLKQLHLEYNKIFGPIPANLTNLANLTTLNLSHNHLNGSIPSGIAAMQRFERLYLSNNLLSGEIPPPLGAIPRLGLVDLSHNRLTGAIPATLSNLTQLRVLVLGHNRLSGAIPPSLAQCVNLQNFDLSHNALRGKIPADLSALSGLLYLNLSGNQLEGPIPATISKMVMLQVLNLSSNRLSGTIPPQLGSCVALEYLNVSGNALDGGLPETVAALPFLQVLDVSRNALTGALPLALETAAALRRVNFSYNGFSGEVPGTGAFASFPPDAFLGDAGLCGPVAGLAPCGGGGTRHRVFRDQRVVLPVVITVVGFALAIVGAVVCRAAATAEVRRDSRRSMSTLLTDAGDEPAERDHPRVSHRELAEATRGFEPSSLIGAGRFGRVYEGTLRDGTRVAVKVLDPKGGGEVSRSFKRECQVLRRTRHRNLVRVVTACSQPDFHALVLPLMPNGSLESRLYPPDGGPGRGLGLAQVVAIAGDVAEGLAYLHHYAPVRVVHCDLKPSNVLLDDDMTAVVADFGIAQLVKDVGDDSGFCGDTGSGDPCNSITGLLQGSVGYIAPEYGLGGHPSTQGDVYSYGVMLLELITGKRPTDVIFQEGLTLHDWVKRHYPHDVGEVVARSWLTDAASAVADERLMADVMGELIDLGLECTQHSPSARPTMVEVCHEITLLKEDLAKHRGAAVTTARGPASMTMTASERSYSTTDSSF
- the LOC101775936 gene encoding putative leucine-rich repeat receptor-like serine/threonine-protein kinase At2g24130 isoform X1 codes for the protein MPRFLALITIAVAVVSSSHASVVDSQASDRTALLSFKSCVWGNLSDWGFPKTCNWTGVTCDSRGRVIYLLLSNSNLTGIISPAIGNLSALVRLDLQSNQLSGSIPPELGMLSQLAELNLNINLLDGVIPEALGLLRSLTYLSLYGNNLTGSIPEAICNCSSLTYIDLRTNSLTGEIPFSTRCRLPYLKKIILFENKLVGVIPSSISNFTRLDWVLLQNNFLGGQLPSQMFNKMPSLKYLYLSNNNFSSDDGNTNLEPFLASLVNCTSLQELGVDSNGIGGKIPPIIGNLSSTNLSKLYLNDNEITGTIPHAIGNLPSLTDLCLDNNMLEGPIPLEIFQPGWLTQLVLANNQINGEIPKSIGLAQHLSIMDISYNGLQGTIPETLSNLTKLGYLVLDHNQLSGTIPPGLSCSMILDLSYNKLTGQIPDGVAGLSSLQIYLNLSNNLLEGPIPLEFGNMDKIQALDLSANKLSAAIPAQIKGCAEVEYVNLSRNFLQGALPSSIGALPTSLHVLDVSFNRLTGMIPQSLQASPVLQFANFSYNNFTGEVSSEGAFANLTDDSFLGNPDLCGSILGLAPCSGKHGHFLYIAIIVVVAIAAGLLAMVCVVDHDLMKTRLRLTAPSIQLSHFPTVQGNATGKKESDEHPRISYRQLVDATDGFSEVNLIGKGGYGHVYRGVLHGGTVIAIKVLHQDHAGEVIAGSFERECRVLRSIRHRNLIRVITTCSTPDFKAVVLPFMPNGSLDSLIHGPPCGGKPEGPRQLDLDLLLGIASNVAEGMAYLHHHAPVKVVHCDLKPSNVLLDGDMTAIVSDFGISKLVITGARDPEVGEASTSVCNSITRLLQGSVGYIAPEYGLGGRPSTQGDVYSFGVMLLEMISGKRPTDVISEEGHGLHDWAKKRCLQHDVDAVAERWLPRDPPSVLPFGPPRCEMEVIVVMVMELLELGVACSQLVPSMRPTMDDMAHEIACLRDGTWRKYRATGLKAIDQTKSKKY